A DNA window from Sporosarcina sp. ANT_H38 contains the following coding sequences:
- the speE gene encoding polyamine aminopropyltransferase — translation MNLWYTENHSPNVRFSVEVEEHLYTGKSDFQKIDILQTSEFGRVLTLDGLVMCTEKDEFIYHEMITHVAMATNPTIKKVLVIGAGDGGTIRELTAYPTIEQIDMVEIDKMVVDVCREYLPQTASKLDDPRVNLYFEDGLKFVRRIENDYDLIIVDSTDPFGPGEGLFTKEFYGNCYKALKEDGILVNQHESPFYAEDALGMRKAHQKIVGFFPVCKVYQFHMPTYPSGHWLFGFASKKYDPIQDLDAAAWNDLDLKTRYYNTDIHVGSFALPNYVKEQLKDVE, via the coding sequence ATGAATTTATGGTATACAGAAAATCATTCGCCTAATGTCCGTTTTTCAGTGGAAGTGGAAGAGCACCTTTACACTGGTAAAAGTGATTTCCAAAAAATCGACATTTTACAAACATCGGAGTTTGGCCGTGTTCTCACACTTGATGGACTCGTAATGTGTACTGAGAAAGATGAATTTATTTATCACGAAATGATTACACATGTAGCAATGGCAACCAATCCAACTATAAAAAAAGTACTAGTTATTGGGGCTGGTGATGGTGGTACAATCCGTGAATTGACTGCTTACCCAACTATCGAACAAATCGACATGGTCGAAATTGATAAAATGGTTGTCGATGTCTGCAGGGAGTATTTACCGCAGACAGCTTCAAAGTTAGATGATCCGAGGGTTAATCTGTACTTTGAAGACGGTCTAAAGTTTGTTCGTAGAATCGAAAATGACTATGATTTGATCATTGTGGACTCGACAGATCCATTCGGTCCAGGTGAAGGGCTATTCACAAAAGAATTTTACGGCAACTGCTATAAGGCGCTAAAAGAAGATGGGATTCTTGTGAATCAACATGAAAGTCCCTTTTACGCTGAAGATGCGCTTGGTATGAGGAAAGCACATCAAAAAATTGTAGGCTTCTTCCCTGTTTGTAAAGTTTATCAGTTTCATATGCCGACTTACCCATCCGGTCACTGGTTGTTTGGTTTTGCGTCGAAGAAATATGACCCTATTCAAGATTTGGATGCAGCAGCATGGAATGACCTTGACTTAAAAACAAGGTATTACAATACAGACATT